The Edaphobacter sp. 12200R-103 genome contains a region encoding:
- a CDS encoding LacI family DNA-binding transcriptional regulator: MTESFPKKRATLQDVARAAGVGPMTVSRTINGHPYVAEETARKVQEAIRLLDYRPNHAARMLTGKLSRSIGLIVPDISDTFFSVVSHAVQEAARENGYLVWLAASDEDPSIEEAQVEMMMHHPVDGILLVPCDSRAKYLKSIATGVTPVVTIDRPMEVATTDSVGVENRAGAVMAVEHLLAHGYRRIACVSANSHLLTIKERITGYRDAMRRADLPVLKEANLPTRAAARQILTEMFSGPDHPDAIFAANNASTIWIIESLKEMGIELGREVALVGFDDVDFFTLITPSVTAVRQPSAELGKVSAKLLLQRINGEFQTSSVRTVLPVTLTIRESCGCRSGDSPNPGRESGAAD, from the coding sequence GTGACCGAGTCCTTTCCCAAAAAACGCGCGACCTTGCAGGATGTTGCCCGAGCGGCCGGCGTGGGCCCCATGACGGTCTCCCGCACAATCAACGGCCACCCCTATGTCGCCGAAGAGACGGCGCGGAAGGTCCAGGAAGCCATCCGGCTGCTCGATTATCGTCCCAATCATGCGGCACGGATGTTGACGGGCAAGCTCTCCCGTTCGATCGGGCTGATCGTCCCTGATATCTCCGACACCTTCTTTTCCGTGGTCAGCCATGCCGTCCAGGAGGCTGCTCGGGAAAACGGCTACCTGGTCTGGCTGGCTGCCTCCGATGAGGACCCCTCCATTGAGGAAGCCCAGGTCGAGATGATGATGCATCACCCGGTCGACGGCATCCTGCTGGTTCCGTGCGACAGCCGGGCAAAGTATTTGAAGAGCATCGCTACCGGAGTAACCCCCGTCGTAACGATCGATCGGCCCATGGAGGTAGCGACGACCGATTCCGTCGGGGTTGAGAACAGGGCCGGCGCCGTCATGGCGGTAGAGCACTTGCTGGCGCACGGTTATCGGAGGATCGCCTGCGTCTCTGCCAACTCTCACCTGCTAACCATTAAAGAGCGGATTACCGGTTATCGGGATGCGATGCGGAGAGCCGACCTTCCGGTGCTGAAAGAGGCGAATCTGCCAACGCGGGCGGCCGCTCGTCAGATTCTGACAGAGATGTTCTCCGGGCCCGATCATCCGGACGCGATCTTCGCGGCCAACAACGCCTCTACCATCTGGATTATCGAGTCTCTGAAGGAGATGGGCATCGAACTGGGCCGGGAAGTCGCCCTGGTGGGCTTTGATGATGTGGATTTCTTCACCCTGATTACCCCATCGGTGACGGCCGTCCGGCAGCCCTCTGCAGAACTGGGCAAGGTATCAGCCAAGCTGCTTTTGCAGCGTATCAATGGAGAGTTCCAGACCTCAAGTGTGAGGACTGTCCTTCCCGTCACGCTGACGATCCGCGAGTCCTGTGGCTGCAGATCTGGCGATAGTCCGAATCCGGGAAGGGAATCGGGTGCGGCTGACTGA
- a CDS encoding carboxypeptidase regulatory-like domain-containing protein, translating to MFLTGLPLHAQSDTSSLSGTVADASGAVVPNANITLNNQATRAEIHATTNSGGNYTITNLPTGAYTMRVEAPGFQTTNLSDIRVDPNIGRRVDVTMRVGDTTTSITVEANANTVQTESGAVGQLITQEQVKNIQLNGRNPIYLAQMEPGVVRGQSMAAFSFGLDNGINVNGARSQESVITFDGAPMVRTRSNGTSVGVADVDSTSQIQVLTTSYAAEYGRTSGGQIRMVPKSGSSEFHGSAFEYFRNSALNANTWRNNQSGTARGAFRYNQFGWNLNGPVFFGGFNKNHDKLFFLVGQEWVKYNHNDVVFNKTPTALMRQGNFSELLSPNIFYSCADANGKPSSTGPCVNNQIVDPTTKTPYAGNIIPQGQLSQNGTGLLRAYPLPNVSAPSYNWVDAALYTESQRKDSVVVDFVPTDKHHFRFSMLNYNYNDYEPHFGNFNTNPRIFNRPNQIGVVHWTWTISPTWVNDAYASGAADHVTIGIDTKSGLFDRTKYGINYPYLFGAADKVVPDKIPTIQIAGFTTLDGGPYPSRSGGIVYDFGDNVTKVWGNHTIKFGFQWEYAGENNYDQISVDNTRPGTTNNQNGLFNFGDGQAVTSKIAAANAALGVFNTYGEIGTRSYTLFRGNMYSMYGQDQWRVNSKLVLEYGIRYDIMQSYHALWGNQAFFNPTNYDPNLAPAVDPKTGFLTGGDPYNGVVIPGSGFPSKAKGHVPDSILNGNYQRLFRGYNSNYSPTVLTNIQPRFGFAYQISPGTVLRAGVGRYVQRLGISDTVHVGGNAPFQPASSVTNGNVDAPGGNGVNQLPLAFTSHAYKYPSPEAWGWNLTVEHEFNKVAVFTLSYVGRRGYHLEQLANINQLPTGTVAPGTQNLALHINPDSLRPYKGFSTIIEAENTGGSFYHSMQANVKRRVTKGLLFGAAYTWSKSLDYGSSNGTNIVNAFDNSLMFGPSDFDTRHVFVFNYVYDIGFANGMSNVFGRTLLGNWQFSGTIQAQSGRPQSVSRNLDQAGVGPGSGNQFYVITSDPKLPHQFGKTGKWFDGSVFQPAAPGTFAPRGTRGHIYGPGFNSFSAALQKEFHIIPSHENHAVVFKAEAFNYLNHPNLDNPDMSPTSSTFGQVTTKGGTYSSERQFQFSLRYAF from the coding sequence TTGTTTTTAACTGGGTTGCCTCTGCATGCTCAGTCTGATACGTCCTCTCTTTCAGGAACCGTAGCAGACGCGAGCGGTGCAGTCGTTCCCAACGCGAATATCACTCTGAATAACCAGGCGACCCGCGCCGAAATCCACGCAACCACTAACAGTGGCGGCAATTACACCATTACCAACCTGCCCACCGGCGCGTACACGATGCGTGTTGAAGCACCGGGATTTCAGACCACAAATCTGAGCGACATCCGCGTCGATCCGAACATCGGCCGGCGTGTTGACGTCACCATGCGGGTCGGTGACACGACCACCTCCATCACGGTCGAAGCCAACGCAAACACCGTACAGACCGAATCAGGCGCTGTGGGCCAGCTCATCACCCAGGAGCAGGTTAAGAACATTCAGCTCAACGGACGCAATCCGATCTATTTAGCCCAGATGGAGCCTGGTGTAGTGCGCGGCCAATCAATGGCCGCGTTTAGCTTCGGCCTGGATAACGGTATTAACGTCAACGGAGCCCGCTCGCAGGAGAGCGTAATTACCTTCGATGGCGCTCCGATGGTGCGCACACGTTCGAACGGTACCAGCGTCGGCGTCGCCGATGTGGATTCGACCTCCCAGATCCAGGTGCTGACGACGAGCTATGCAGCGGAGTACGGTCGTACTTCGGGCGGCCAGATTCGCATGGTTCCCAAGAGCGGATCTTCCGAATTTCACGGTAGCGCATTCGAGTACTTCCGCAACAGCGCTCTGAATGCCAATACTTGGAGGAACAACCAATCCGGCACCGCCCGTGGCGCCTTCCGCTACAACCAGTTCGGCTGGAACCTTAATGGCCCTGTCTTCTTTGGCGGCTTTAATAAGAACCACGATAAGCTCTTCTTTCTCGTCGGTCAGGAATGGGTGAAGTACAACCACAACGACGTGGTGTTCAATAAGACACCGACTGCGTTGATGCGCCAGGGCAACTTCAGCGAACTGCTCTCGCCGAACATCTTTTATAGTTGTGCAGACGCTAATGGGAAGCCGTCATCAACAGGCCCTTGTGTCAATAATCAGATTGTTGATCCGACGACGAAAACACCGTACGCGGGCAATATCATTCCTCAAGGGCAACTCAGCCAGAACGGTACCGGACTGCTGCGCGCCTATCCTTTGCCCAATGTCAGCGCACCGAGCTACAACTGGGTGGATGCGGCGCTCTATACCGAGAGCCAGCGTAAGGATTCCGTCGTTGTCGACTTCGTCCCTACCGACAAGCACCACTTCCGGTTCAGCATGCTGAACTACAACTACAACGATTACGAGCCGCACTTCGGGAACTTCAACACCAACCCACGTATCTTCAATCGCCCGAATCAGATCGGTGTCGTTCACTGGACCTGGACCATCAGCCCCACCTGGGTCAATGACGCCTATGCTTCAGGTGCAGCCGACCACGTCACCATTGGCATCGATACCAAGTCAGGACTGTTCGACCGCACCAAGTACGGCATCAATTACCCGTATCTCTTCGGTGCTGCCGACAAGGTTGTGCCGGACAAGATCCCGACGATCCAGATCGCTGGTTTCACAACGTTGGACGGCGGCCCGTACCCATCGCGCTCCGGCGGTATCGTCTATGACTTTGGCGATAACGTCACCAAGGTCTGGGGGAATCATACGATCAAATTCGGCTTCCAGTGGGAGTACGCCGGAGAAAACAACTACGACCAGATCAGCGTCGACAATACGCGTCCTGGAACTACCAACAATCAGAACGGTCTCTTCAACTTCGGTGACGGACAGGCCGTTACGTCGAAGATTGCGGCTGCGAATGCTGCTCTCGGTGTCTTCAATACCTATGGCGAGATCGGCACCCGTTCTTACACGCTGTTCCGCGGCAATATGTACAGCATGTATGGGCAGGACCAGTGGCGTGTGAACTCGAAGCTGGTGCTGGAGTATGGCATTCGCTACGACATCATGCAGTCCTATCATGCGTTGTGGGGCAATCAAGCATTCTTCAATCCCACCAACTACGATCCGAATCTCGCTCCTGCGGTGGACCCCAAGACCGGGTTCCTTACCGGTGGCGATCCGTATAACGGCGTTGTCATCCCCGGGAGTGGCTTCCCCAGCAAGGCCAAAGGTCATGTGCCGGACTCAATCCTCAACGGCAACTATCAGCGGCTCTTCCGCGGATACAACTCCAACTATTCTCCGACGGTGCTCACGAATATCCAGCCTCGTTTCGGGTTCGCTTATCAGATCTCACCGGGAACCGTGCTTCGCGCAGGTGTGGGACGGTACGTTCAACGTCTCGGTATCAGCGATACCGTTCACGTTGGCGGCAACGCTCCGTTCCAGCCGGCTTCCTCGGTGACCAATGGTAACGTAGACGCTCCTGGAGGCAATGGCGTCAATCAGCTTCCGCTGGCCTTTACCTCGCATGCATATAAGTACCCCAGCCCCGAAGCATGGGGTTGGAATCTGACCGTAGAGCATGAATTCAACAAGGTCGCGGTGTTCACGTTGAGCTATGTCGGCCGTCGCGGTTACCACCTGGAACAGCTGGCGAACATCAACCAGTTGCCCACAGGTACGGTCGCTCCTGGAACCCAAAACCTGGCCCTCCATATCAATCCTGATTCGCTGCGTCCTTACAAGGGCTTCTCGACCATCATTGAGGCCGAGAACACCGGCGGATCCTTCTATCACTCCATGCAGGCCAACGTGAAGCGCCGCGTCACCAAGGGGCTGCTCTTCGGTGCGGCGTACACCTGGTCCAAGAGCCTTGACTATGGTTCGTCGAACGGGACGAACATCGTCAATGCTTTTGACAACAGTCTCATGTTTGGTCCCAGCGATTTCGATACGCGTCACGTGTTCGTATTCAACTATGTATACGACATTGGCTTCGCCAACGGCATGAGCAATGTCTTCGGTCGCACGCTCCTGGGCAACTGGCAGTTCTCCGGAACCATCCAGGCGCAATCAGGACGTCCGCAGAGCGTGTCGCGTAACCTCGATCAGGCTGGAGTTGGACCGGGTTCTGGCAACCAGTTCTACGTCATAACATCCGATCCGAAGCTGCCACATCAGTTCGGCAAGACAGGCAAATGGTTCGACGGGAGCGTTTTCCAACCTGCAGCCCCCGGCACTTTTGCCCCACGCGGTACTCGCGGCCATATCTATGGCCCCGGGTTCAACAGCTTCTCTGCAGCGCTGCAGAAGGAGTTCCATATCATCCCCAGCCACGAGAACCATGCTGTGGTCTTCAAGGCTGAGGCATTCAACTATCTCAATCACCCGAACCTCGATAATCCTGATATGAGCCCGACCAGCAGCACCTTCGGTCAGGTTACGACCAAGGGCGGCACATACTCTTCAGAACGCCAGTTCCAGTTCAGTCTGCGCTACGCGTTCTAA